In the genome of Hymenobacter cellulosivorans, one region contains:
- a CDS encoding FKBP-type peptidyl-prolyl cis-trans isomerase, whose translation MAQISPNKVVTITYDLSVTDENQEKVLVESAEADAPMVFLFGQSGLPEEFESQLSGKGAGDSFNFSLTPEQAYGDYDQQAVVDIPKNVFEVDGKIDEEMLQEGNFLPMSDNQGNHMQGKIVEIGADTVKMDFNHPLAGMVMHFDGKVAAVRDATQEELAHGHVHGEGGHHH comes from the coding sequence ATGGCCCAGATCAGCCCCAATAAAGTCGTCACTATCACCTACGACTTGAGCGTGACCGACGAGAACCAAGAAAAAGTACTGGTAGAATCGGCCGAAGCCGATGCCCCGATGGTATTCCTGTTTGGCCAGAGCGGCCTGCCCGAGGAGTTCGAGAGCCAGCTCAGCGGCAAAGGCGCCGGTGACTCGTTCAACTTCTCCCTCACCCCCGAGCAGGCCTACGGCGACTACGACCAGCAGGCTGTAGTTGACATTCCGAAAAACGTCTTCGAAGTCGACGGCAAGATCGACGAGGAAATGCTACAGGAAGGCAACTTCCTACCCATGTCCGACAACCAAGGCAACCACATGCAGGGCAAAATCGTCGAAATCGGTGCCGATACCGTGAAGATGGACTTCAACCACCCCCTGGCCGGCATGGTCATGCACTTCGACGGTAAAGTAGCCGCCGTGCGCGACGCCACCCAGGAAGAGCTGGCCCACGGCCACGTACACGGCGAAGGCGGCCACCACCACTAA
- a CDS encoding Bcr/CflA family multidrug efflux MFS transporter: MPKNHAGHTSLILLLGLLTAFGPMSIDMYLPAFPAIAREFGVSISTVQFTLASYNIGIALGQLLYGPLADQLGRKRNLLAGMLLYGLAAMGCAFATSVDNLIAARFLQAVGGCAGMVLARAIVRDRFDGNESAKVFSTLMLIMGVAPILAPTVGGLIIAHFDWRYIFGLLALLAAFTLVCIVFVLPETLPAERRNPVAVRNSFRTYGALLRDREFVGYALTAGMVQGGMFTYITGSSFVFMKLFGLSEQQFGILFGLNAAGIITASQVNNLLLKRFTFQQILRAVTVFYFGAALVLLLMASTGWLGMYGIAIPLFCTVGCVGLAIPNATAGAMMHHGKQAGSASALMGTLMYSCGALAAISVSAFANNTALPMAATITACAVASVLIFRVMVGKTKVEVPEAVAK, from the coding sequence ATGCCAAAAAACCACGCCGGCCACACTAGCCTGATTCTGCTGCTGGGCTTGCTCACGGCCTTTGGGCCTATGAGTATCGATATGTATCTGCCCGCCTTCCCGGCCATTGCCCGCGAGTTTGGCGTCTCAATATCGACGGTACAGTTTACCCTGGCTTCCTACAACATCGGTATTGCCCTGGGCCAGCTGCTCTATGGCCCTCTGGCCGACCAGCTGGGGCGCAAGCGCAACCTGCTGGCCGGCATGCTGCTCTACGGCCTGGCCGCCATGGGTTGCGCTTTTGCTACTTCCGTCGACAACCTGATTGCGGCGCGCTTCCTGCAGGCCGTCGGTGGCTGCGCCGGAATGGTCCTGGCCCGCGCCATCGTGCGTGACCGGTTCGACGGTAACGAGTCGGCCAAGGTGTTTTCTACCCTCATGCTTATCATGGGCGTAGCCCCGATTTTGGCGCCCACTGTGGGTGGCCTCATCATTGCCCACTTCGACTGGCGCTACATTTTCGGCCTGCTGGCCCTGCTGGCCGCCTTTACGCTGGTGTGCATCGTCTTTGTGCTGCCCGAAACGTTGCCCGCCGAGCGCCGCAACCCAGTGGCCGTGCGCAACTCCTTCCGCACCTACGGCGCCCTGCTGCGCGACCGGGAATTCGTAGGCTACGCCCTGACGGCGGGCATGGTGCAGGGCGGCATGTTTACCTACATCACCGGCTCATCGTTCGTGTTCATGAAGCTCTTTGGGCTTAGCGAGCAGCAGTTCGGTATTCTGTTTGGCCTGAACGCCGCCGGCATTATCACCGCTTCCCAGGTCAATAATCTGCTGCTCAAGCGCTTCACCTTCCAGCAGATTCTCCGGGCCGTGACGGTATTCTACTTCGGCGCGGCCCTGGTCTTGCTGCTAATGGCCAGCACAGGCTGGCTGGGTATGTACGGCATTGCCATACCCCTGTTTTGCACTGTGGGCTGCGTGGGCTTGGCAATTCCCAACGCCACGGCCGGGGCCATGATGCACCACGGCAAGCAAGCCGGTAGCGCCTCGGCCCTGATGGGCACGCTCATGTACAGCTGCGGGGCCCTGGCCGCCATCAGCGTCAGTGCCTTTGCCAACAATACCGCCCTGCCCATGGCTGCCACCATCACCGCCTGTGCCGTGGCTAGCGTGTTGATATTTAGAGTGATGGTGGGAAAGACGAAGGTGGAGGTGCCGGAAGCAGTTGCAAAATAA
- the leuS gene encoding leucine--tRNA ligase, translating into MPGYSPQEIEKKWQAHWKDNGTFKADNNSDKPKYYVLDMFPYPSGAGLHVGHPLGYIASDIVTRYKRLQGFNVLHPMGFDSFGLPAEQYAIQTGQHPEKTTRENIARYIEQLSSLGFSYDWSREVRTSDPSYYKWTQWIFLKLFNSWYNLDTDRAEPLKTLLAKFAENGSQGVRAAGDEEERHDFTAGQWQMWSEKQKLQAVHPYRLAYQSDTYVNWCAGLGTVLSNDEVKDGLSERGGFPVERRLMPQWNLRITAYADRLLQGLDHIDWPEAVKEMQRNWIGKSIGAEVTFQVQDHEQAQIKVYTTRVDTIYGATFLVLAPEHELVKELTTPEQQAEIQDYIDATKRRSERDRMADTKTVSGAFTGSYGINPFSNEPIQIWIADYVLAGYGTGAVMAVPSGDQRDYVFAKHFNLPIVQVVDQQQIEEQADPTKEGKYLHGLIQGMGYKEATQTLIQQLEERGIGKGKTNFRIRDAIFGRQRYWGEPIPIYYKDGVAYGVAEEDLPLVLPEIDEYKPTETGEPPLGRAKDWKYKGQYEYELSTMPGWAGSSWYFLRYMDPTNNERFVGQEAEQYWQNVDLYLGGAEHATGHLLYSRFWHLFLKDLGLVSAAEPFQKLINQGMILGRSNFVYRINGTNTFVTAGKKDQHETTALHVDVNIVDNDVLNIEAYKKWRDEYATAEFILEDNGTYVCGVEVEKMSKSKYNVVSPDVLIDRYGADALRLYEMFLGPLEQFKPWNTNGMSGVAGFLKKLWRLYHPQDGDFAVTDEAAAPAELKALHKAIRKVEEDIEKFSFNTTVSALMITVNELTALDSHKRAILEPLTILISPYAPHLAEELWVKLGHEAGSISQAKYPEFKEEYLVEDTVNYPVAINGKVRETQQFAAAATAAEIEAAVRGSGFLTRFAEGKEPKKFIVVPGRMVNVVV; encoded by the coding sequence ATGCCCGGCTATAGTCCCCAGGAAATTGAGAAGAAGTGGCAAGCCCACTGGAAAGATAACGGCACCTTCAAGGCCGATAACAACTCGGACAAGCCCAAATACTACGTCCTCGACATGTTCCCCTACCCCTCAGGGGCGGGTCTGCACGTCGGCCACCCCCTGGGCTACATTGCCTCCGACATCGTGACGCGCTACAAGCGCCTGCAGGGCTTCAACGTGCTGCACCCCATGGGCTTCGACTCCTTCGGCCTGCCCGCCGAGCAGTACGCCATCCAGACCGGCCAGCACCCCGAGAAAACCACCCGCGAGAACATTGCCCGCTACATCGAGCAGCTTTCGTCCCTGGGTTTCAGCTACGACTGGAGCCGCGAGGTGCGCACTTCTGACCCCTCGTACTACAAGTGGACGCAATGGATTTTCCTCAAGCTCTTCAACTCCTGGTACAACCTCGACACCGACCGCGCCGAGCCCCTGAAAACCCTGCTCGCCAAGTTTGCCGAGAACGGCAGCCAGGGCGTGCGCGCCGCCGGTGACGAGGAAGAGCGCCACGATTTCACGGCCGGCCAGTGGCAGATGTGGAGCGAAAAGCAAAAGCTCCAGGCCGTTCACCCCTACCGTTTAGCTTATCAGTCAGATACTTATGTTAACTGGTGCGCCGGCTTAGGCACGGTCCTGAGCAACGACGAAGTGAAGGACGGCCTCTCGGAGCGCGGAGGGTTCCCCGTGGAACGTCGGCTGATGCCCCAGTGGAACCTGCGCATTACCGCCTACGCCGACCGCCTGTTGCAGGGCCTCGACCACATCGACTGGCCCGAAGCCGTGAAGGAAATGCAGCGCAACTGGATTGGCAAATCCATCGGCGCCGAAGTGACCTTTCAGGTCCAGGACCACGAGCAAGCTCAGATTAAGGTCTACACTACCCGCGTCGACACCATTTACGGCGCGACCTTCCTCGTTTTGGCTCCCGAGCACGAGCTGGTAAAAGAGCTGACCACGCCCGAGCAGCAGGCCGAAATTCAGGACTACATCGACGCCACCAAGCGCCGCTCGGAGCGCGACCGGATGGCCGACACCAAAACTGTGTCGGGCGCCTTCACGGGTTCCTACGGCATCAACCCCTTCAGCAACGAGCCCATCCAGATCTGGATTGCCGACTACGTGCTGGCCGGCTACGGCACCGGCGCCGTCATGGCCGTGCCCTCGGGCGACCAGCGCGACTACGTGTTTGCCAAGCACTTCAACCTGCCCATCGTGCAGGTCGTCGATCAGCAGCAGATCGAAGAGCAGGCCGACCCCACCAAGGAAGGCAAGTACCTGCACGGCCTCATCCAGGGCATGGGCTACAAAGAAGCCACCCAAACCCTGATTCAGCAGCTTGAGGAACGCGGCATCGGTAAAGGCAAAACCAACTTCCGTATCCGCGACGCCATCTTTGGCCGGCAGCGCTACTGGGGTGAGCCCATCCCGATTTACTACAAGGATGGCGTGGCCTACGGCGTGGCCGAAGAAGACCTGCCCCTGGTGCTGCCCGAAATTGACGAGTACAAGCCCACCGAAACCGGCGAGCCACCCCTGGGCCGGGCCAAGGACTGGAAGTACAAGGGCCAGTACGAGTACGAGCTGAGCACCATGCCCGGCTGGGCTGGCTCCTCCTGGTACTTCCTGCGCTACATGGACCCCACGAATAACGAACGTTTCGTGGGCCAGGAGGCTGAGCAGTACTGGCAGAATGTGGATTTATATCTCGGTGGCGCAGAACACGCTACGGGCCACTTGCTCTACTCCCGCTTCTGGCACCTGTTTCTCAAAGACCTGGGCCTGGTTTCGGCTGCTGAGCCTTTCCAAAAGCTCATCAACCAGGGCATGATTCTGGGCCGCTCCAACTTCGTGTACCGCATCAACGGTACCAACACGTTCGTGACGGCCGGCAAGAAAGACCAGCACGAAACCACTGCATTGCACGTCGATGTAAATATCGTGGACAACGATGTTCTGAACATTGAGGCTTATAAAAAGTGGCGCGATGAGTATGCTACGGCCGAGTTCATCCTCGAAGACAACGGCACCTACGTCTGCGGTGTGGAAGTTGAAAAGATGTCGAAGTCGAAATATAACGTGGTGAGCCCCGACGTGCTGATTGACCGTTACGGAGCCGATGCCCTGCGTTTGTACGAAATGTTCCTGGGTCCACTGGAGCAGTTTAAGCCTTGGAACACCAATGGCATGAGCGGCGTGGCGGGCTTCCTCAAGAAGCTCTGGCGCCTCTACCACCCCCAGGACGGTGATTTCGCCGTAACCGACGAAGCGGCGGCGCCTGCCGAGTTGAAGGCCTTGCATAAGGCCATCCGGAAGGTGGAAGAGGACATTGAGAAGTTCTCGTTCAACACCACCGTCAGCGCCCTGATGATTACGGTCAACGAGCTGACGGCCCTCGATTCGCACAAGCGCGCCATCCTGGAGCCCCTCACCATCCTGATTTCGCCCTACGCGCCCCACCTGGCCGAGGAGCTTTGGGTGAAGCTGGGCCACGAAGCCGGCAGCATCAGCCAAGCTAAGTACCCCGAATTTAAGGAGGAGTATCTGGTGGAAGACACCGTGAACTACCCGGTAGCCATCAACGGCAAGGTGCGCGAAACCCAGCAGTTTGCCGCCGCCGCCACCGCCGCCGAAATCGAAGCCGCCGTACGCGGATCCGGCTTCCTGACCCGGTTTGCCGAGGGTAAGGAGCCCAAGAAGTTTATCGTTGTGCCCGGCCGCATGGTGAACGTGGTAGTGTAG
- a CDS encoding acyl carrier protein phosphodiesterase — MNFLAHLLLSGAPATTPDYEDIVIGNFAAEAVRGRAQVQAYPETVQRGIRLHRFIDSFTDAHPVVRRTTARLRTAGLGKWAGVVADVGYDYLLARNFPEFHPTEPLPEFSQRLYALLHARREELPDRLQHMLHYMRRDDWLTGYAQPEGLERALHGLSRRVPSGGVLVTGAAAFLAEVEAYEADFREFWPELRVGIAQTTF, encoded by the coding sequence ATGAATTTTCTGGCCCACCTGCTGCTCTCCGGCGCCCCCGCCACTACCCCCGATTACGAGGACATCGTCATAGGCAACTTCGCGGCCGAGGCCGTGCGCGGCCGGGCCCAGGTGCAGGCCTACCCCGAAACGGTGCAGCGCGGCATCCGTCTGCACCGCTTCATCGACTCCTTTACCGATGCACACCCCGTTGTGCGCCGTACCACTGCCCGCCTGCGCACGGCTGGCCTGGGCAAGTGGGCTGGCGTGGTGGCCGACGTGGGCTACGACTACCTATTGGCCCGCAACTTCCCCGAGTTTCATCCCACCGAGCCCCTGCCAGAGTTTAGTCAGCGCCTTTACGCCCTGCTTCACGCCCGCCGAGAGGAACTGCCGGACCGCTTGCAGCACATGCTGCACTATATGCGCCGTGATGATTGGCTGACGGGTTATGCGCAGCCGGAAGGCTTGGAGCGGGCCTTGCATGGCCTGAGTCGTCGGGTACCTAGTGGGGGTGTGCTGGTTACCGGCGCGGCGGCGTTTCTGGCGGAGGTAGAGGCGTACGAGGCCGATTTTCGGGAGTTCTGGCCGGAGCTGCGGGTGGGCATAGCCCAGACAACCTTCTAA
- a CDS encoding spheroidene monooxygenase, translating to MLTTLTIVTLQPGTTRWGLAQMGTAPRQLQRVPGLRFFKMLGSGYNFGLKPNFQRYALMAVWENPAAADTFFATHPLWLGYQQHSTETWTLHLAPLKAHGLWDGQNPFDYQTVPAPPDGPVAVLTRASIKLWKAPQFWRAVPATSAAFAQAEGVRAAIGLGEIPVVRQATFSVWESAASMQQYAYRGAAHKGVIQRTRQEKWYGEELFARFTVLRSQGTLDGRNPLEGLI from the coding sequence TTGCTTACCACCCTCACCATCGTTACGCTGCAGCCCGGCACTACCCGCTGGGGCCTGGCCCAGATGGGCACCGCGCCGCGGCAGCTGCAGCGCGTGCCCGGCCTGCGCTTTTTCAAGATGCTGGGCAGCGGCTATAACTTTGGCCTGAAGCCCAACTTTCAGCGCTACGCCCTGATGGCCGTTTGGGAAAACCCGGCCGCCGCCGACACCTTCTTTGCCACCCACCCATTGTGGCTGGGCTACCAGCAGCACAGCACCGAAACTTGGACGCTGCACCTGGCTCCGCTCAAAGCCCACGGCCTCTGGGACGGCCAAAACCCATTCGACTACCAGACCGTGCCCGCCCCGCCCGACGGGCCGGTGGCCGTACTCACCCGCGCCTCAATTAAGCTCTGGAAAGCTCCGCAGTTCTGGCGGGCTGTGCCCGCCACCAGTGCCGCCTTTGCCCAGGCCGAGGGCGTCCGGGCCGCCATTGGCCTGGGCGAAATCCCCGTTGTGCGCCAAGCCACCTTCAGCGTGTGGGAATCGGCGGCCAGCATGCAGCAGTATGCCTACCGGGGAGCGGCGCACAAGGGTGTTATTCAGCGCACCCGCCAGGAAAAGTGGTACGGCGAGGAGCTGTTTGCCCGCTTCACGGTGCTCCGCAGCCAGGGCACGCTCGATGGGCGCAACCCGCTGGAAGGCTTGATCTGA
- a CDS encoding MmcQ/YjbR family DNA-binding protein yields MHIEEFRDYCLLKAGVTEETPFGPDTLVFKVGGKVFALTDIETFGSINLKCDPERAVDLREQHDYVVPGYHMNKKHWNTVLIGTGIPGAQLRELIDHSYDLVRASLPKKQREELAEAEQES; encoded by the coding sequence ATGCACATCGAAGAGTTCCGCGACTATTGCCTGCTTAAAGCCGGCGTGACCGAAGAAACCCCGTTTGGCCCCGATACTCTGGTTTTCAAGGTGGGCGGTAAGGTATTCGCCCTCACCGATATCGAAACCTTTGGCAGCATCAACCTCAAGTGTGACCCGGAGCGGGCCGTCGACCTGCGCGAGCAGCACGACTACGTAGTGCCGGGCTACCACATGAACAAAAAGCACTGGAACACGGTGCTCATCGGCACGGGCATCCCTGGCGCGCAGCTGCGCGAGCTCATTGACCATTCCTATGACCTGGTCCGGGCCTCTCTGCCCAAAAAACAGCGCGAGGAGCTGGCTGAGGCCGAACAGGAAAGCTAG
- a CDS encoding pyridoxamine 5'-phosphate oxidase family protein: MAEQVAVSHDVTKLVERIKDIKIAMMTTVEPSGELHSRPMYTHEPEEDGTLWFFTERDSAKIDEVKQERHVNLGYSKPDQNLYVSISGIATVVNDRQKIKDLWSEGLRAWFPKGSDDPNISLLRIDISRGEYWDQPSNVLVRAFGYAKAVTTGERYQPTGDEHAKVNP, from the coding sequence ATGGCCGAGCAAGTAGCCGTTAGCCACGATGTCACGAAGCTCGTGGAGCGCATTAAAGACATCAAAATTGCCATGATGACCACCGTGGAGCCCAGCGGGGAGCTGCATAGCCGCCCGATGTACACCCACGAGCCGGAAGAAGACGGCACGCTGTGGTTCTTTACCGAGCGCGACTCCGCCAAAATCGACGAAGTAAAGCAGGAGCGGCACGTAAACCTGGGCTACTCCAAGCCCGACCAGAACCTGTACGTGTCCATTTCGGGCATTGCGACGGTGGTAAATGACCGCCAGAAAATCAAAGACCTGTGGAGCGAAGGCCTGCGCGCCTGGTTCCCCAAAGGCTCCGACGACCCGAACATTTCCCTGCTGCGCATTGATATCAGCCGCGGCGAGTACTGGGACCAGCCCAGCAACGTCCTGGTGCGTGCCTTCGGCTACGCCAAGGCCGTTACGACCGGCGAGCGGTACCAGCCTACCGGCGACGAGCACGCCAAGGTGAATCCCTAA
- a CDS encoding LacI family DNA-binding transcriptional regulator, translated as MKKNAVRIKDIAAKANVSVGTVDRVLHNRGRVAEDVRQKVLLMMKEMEYEPNMIARTLGSNRTYQLAVLQPDHTLDPYWQAPWNGIEKAARELKQYGLSIVVYPYNLTEVESFREQAEAATQAGPDGILIAPLFYRESLAFFEQWQQQGIPYVLFNTYIAELQPLSYVGQDSYQSGFLAGKLVHIGQTQPGTFLIAHIAEDIANSAHITQKERGFRDYFAQLDTTPDVAAAYQPKSTHTVLSVDLPHPSDPSFARLLNRLLDEEQTQLKGIFVSTSKAYEIAPYLQAYRREDIRLVGYDLLEKNIHFLNEGVIDFLINQNPKKQGYRGIYALADLLVFKKEVLRLKYLPLDIITKENLDYYL; from the coding sequence ATGAAGAAAAACGCGGTGCGCATCAAGGATATAGCGGCTAAGGCCAACGTTTCGGTAGGAACGGTAGACCGCGTGTTACATAACCGGGGCCGGGTGGCGGAGGATGTGCGGCAGAAAGTGCTGTTGATGATGAAGGAAATGGAGTATGAGCCCAATATGATTGCGCGTACGCTCGGCTCCAACCGCACCTACCAACTAGCTGTTTTACAGCCTGATCACACCCTGGATCCTTACTGGCAGGCCCCCTGGAACGGCATCGAAAAAGCGGCCCGGGAACTCAAGCAGTACGGGCTGAGCATTGTGGTATATCCGTATAATCTGACGGAGGTAGAATCCTTTCGGGAGCAGGCCGAGGCAGCCACTCAGGCCGGCCCCGACGGAATTCTTATTGCCCCGCTGTTCTACCGCGAGTCGCTGGCTTTCTTTGAACAATGGCAGCAACAGGGCATTCCCTACGTGTTATTTAACACGTATATCGCCGAATTGCAGCCCCTGAGCTACGTAGGACAGGATTCCTACCAGAGTGGCTTTCTGGCGGGCAAACTTGTGCATATCGGCCAAACTCAGCCGGGTACTTTTCTGATTGCGCACATCGCCGAGGATATTGCCAACTCGGCCCATATCACCCAGAAGGAGCGCGGCTTCCGCGACTACTTTGCCCAGTTGGATACGACACCTGACGTGGCTGCTGCGTATCAGCCCAAGAGTACGCACACGGTTCTCAGCGTGGACTTGCCCCACCCTTCCGACCCGTCGTTTGCCCGGCTGCTCAACCGGCTGCTGGACGAGGAACAAACCCAGCTCAAGGGCATTTTTGTGAGTACCTCCAAGGCCTACGAAATTGCGCCCTACCTGCAAGCCTACCGCCGCGAAGACATTCGCCTGGTGGGCTATGATCTGCTGGAGAAAAACATCCACTTCCTCAACGAGGGCGTCATTGACTTCCTAATCAATCAGAACCCGAAGAAGCAGGGTTACCGGGGCATCTACGCGTTGGCCGACCTGCTGGTCTTCAAGAAAGAGGTACTGCGGCTCAAGTACCTGCCGCTCGACATCATCACCAAGGAAAACCTGGACTACTACCTGTAA